In Lycium ferocissimum isolate CSIRO_LF1 chromosome 3, AGI_CSIRO_Lferr_CH_V1, whole genome shotgun sequence, the genomic window GAGCTAAGAGGGAAAACTGAGTTTGTTAGattaatatatttaattaaacTCAAACCGATGAAACCTATATATGCCTTGTTGTTTTCCAAAATGAACTCAAGAGTCTGTCTTTAGAGAAAGAAAATAGCACGAGCAAGGTTCATTAGTTGTGCTGTtttcatctttattttcattatttcgaGGGTGCATTTGGGCTTTGGGGGAAGGTTGCCAGGTTGGGAGGTCCTGACTAGATCCTGTTATAACTTACAATTCTGTTGGAGATTTGCAGGATTACGAGGTTAGTAAACATAATTTGAGCATCAGGATttcatccaaaaaaaattgtgcaTCATGATAAGACATTTCATGTTCCATGTAGTTACTTCATCTAGTATTTGGAACCCTGTTGGTCGGATCACCCAAAAATGCTGCCACACCTCTGTTGGATCCTCCAAGAATGAATAacttttggagaatccgacacaCATCTGGCAATGTTTTATAAGGATCCGAGCAACATATCTTTGGAAAATATGTTAGAAGTTCATTACTAGATTTTATGTTGATCTTCTTCTGCATGGATTTTTCTTCGAATAGCCCACTAGAAATTCTATTGCTCTTATGGTTTAGTGTGTTTGTATTGTTAATTGATAGTGCTGCTGTTTAATTGTAGCTCAATCATCAAATGGTAAACGTTGGTACCAGCTGCAGATCTGTCCTAGTCTTCTATTTGTCAGTTTGACTTCGTGATAAGACCACTACTCGGTGACATACTGCTTCATAAGTGTAGGCTGAGATTTAAGGTTGTCGTCTTGTATTTTTCCAAGTAATAGTTTTGGTTTGAGGCCGGTTATGTGACATCATGAACTTTGTGTACGTCACAATTGAGTCCAACTTGGTATAAAGGGTATTACAAAGGAAATTCTTACTTTATGTAATCCTTATAAAGCTAGTTTGCTCAATGAATTGGAAATTCTCTTGATTCGTGTCACATGATAATACCCTTTattctttgtaaaattttcaatatACAGACTATAGTTTAAATCTTTCTACATATTTCTAACTAACAGTTGCCTAGTCTTCACATTATACTCACATATTGTACCTAAAAaggtggattttttttttttttgggtttatgagTTCTGCTAGATCCAGTTGCCATGGAGCCACATATGTTGAGGTAGACTCATTTACAATCATACAGATGTTGGGTTTCATATAAGCAAAACTGCAAAAGATCTTACTAGATACAACTTTATGTGTACCAAGATGAATAGCAAAGTATCAGAATTTAAGTTCTATGCACTGAtagtaagaaaatattttacaaaatcaGGCTATTTATTAGGTAATTGCTGGTAAATCTTATCAAGCAATAATTGGGAATCTGGTAAAATTATTACCAGATTCCTTCTCCTTTCCTAGCATCTGAGGATAAATTCTTTCAGCCTTACTTGCAGAAAGAAAATTATGGAACAATAACGCATTTACGAAACAAAAATCTATCTGTTCAAATGTTTGTTCCACAAAATGAATGGAAGACACTCAGACACGGTCATAGGTGGAATTAAGatttaaatttcatgaattgAAACTTTAAGGTTTTTAACATTaaacattattatattttttaacttatttcaGACTAGGAGTGTACATAGGGTTGGGTACgtggggaaaaaaattaacGAGTTCAGCACTCGTCATTTTTTACATGAAATTGGGTATGTGAGAAGCAGGACGGAGCTAGAATATGGGCTGCGGATTAGGCCGAAGTCAGTAGCTTGATGtatttgtctcaaaatattaaCTTAGACCCAGATAACTTAAATGGAGTAGAATCCGCGCCCATAAGTTAGCTCGTAGCCTTCTCTAGTTTGAAGGTCCTTGAATttcaaactaaatattttggggAAATAAGGGCTATCTTCCAAATGCCAATGCCAAAGGAAATAGGTGGCAAAACTTCtccaagaaaattgaaaaaatcacTAGCACCAGAGAGTAAAATCCATCAGGAAAAGATAATCCAATCCCAGACTAAAAATTCATTTCTCTAAAGTCAAAACCACAATAATTTAATTTACATTAGTTGAATTGTTGTACTTGGAGAAACATTTTCTATCTTTTCATGAGACAGTGCCAGCTGCTTGTCATTATTCTTCAACTCAGAATTATTCAAACTAACTTTGGCTGAAGGGACAGAAGATGCAAGTGTTGGTGTCCAAAGCTGTGCATTTTTCACCTTGGAAATGCTTGCAAGAACCCCTAATGGTGTCACATCCCCAGTAACTGTCACCTTCTTAGCAGCAAAATCTATGTTGAAAGATTTCACACCTGCTCATGCCAATCAAAAAATTACAATTAATCAATGAGTTTAACTTATACGCCAACAGTATAAAAGATATTAACATAATTAGGTCGTTCATAAGgtaataaaaagaaattctCTATATTAGCATAAATTGGTGACAcgattttttaccaaaaaaaaaaaagaaatggtaACTGATTTTGctataatatgttaaaatacACTTGTTTCTCATCAATTTGAAATCAACTTCAACACGCTCATATAATTATGCAACTAAGTCATCAGCAGGGGAATTTTGTTACTTTTCACCTGTCTCAAACAAGATTTTACATGATATAAACACTACTGGTTAACTAAGCCTCAGGCAAACCATCAATGATTTTACCCTGTAATAGTAGGTAAGTTATCATTTTTATCGAATTATTGTATGTTTAGATTTACCTATAACTACCTCATAAGTGATTTGATCATGTAAATTCCTTTTTACACTTTCTATGCATATAAGTTAAAAGAAGCAATCCAATTTACGAAACATTCCGCATTCATGCAAGGTCCGGGAACAGTCACACCCTATGGGATGTAATAAAGACAACCTACCGTGACGCAAGCATCAGCGCAAGCTAATTCTAGGGCTTCAACCCGTAAACTATAGGTCACAAAATAAGTTTTACTGAAAGAAAGAAGGCATTGAGAAAAAGTCAAAGGGGCAATGGTCCTCCAACATAAccacaaagaagaaaaattgtAATGAGAAAGTGGAGAGGCACACAGACCTTGCATTCTGGAGATGTGTTTCCTCATCTTCCTTTCACATCCTCTGCAGTGAAGTGAAACTCTAAGAACAACCACCTGCAACAAATATTCATTACTCTGTCTGTCACATATTGTCCCTTTGGACCACTTTCTACAACTAATCCTCCTACTTTAtgattcaaaacatacaaaaagtTTCCTCACACTATGATGTCTAAAACTCCAAGCTGTAAAGTATCTTTTCTTCACTATGTTATAGAACACTTGAACAAGAAGAATGTTTTCTGTATCTTtctgaaaaagaaattaaaatactGTTAAATTAGAGTTGAGAGATTTTGCAATTTCATAAAATATCGGTACTAATCTATGTTTACTCTCTCTTTTCCACCAAATATgacattctttcttctttagtCCGTTTAAAATAGAACGAATtgttgttttatattttgaaactttgactttaaatttcatatttacccttaatgactTCTTCCTAATGTCATAAAAATGTCATGGCTTGTTTAAGACAAAAAGTTCTTAGAACACTTGTGGCATGCACAAAAATCTTTCTTACTTTCGTAAATTTCGTGTTCAATCAAATACCACCATGctatataaaatgaaatggtCAGACTACTAGTTTGACTAAGTGCCATattattttcacaaatatgAACAAAGTAGAAAAAAGTAACAAAAGTTTGTACCACTATTGGAGCTCTTAGTGCATGAAAAACTTGGAGGCCCAAAGAAGCTTCCAAGATTCATAAACTCTATGGACTATGATTTGaagaaaggagaagagaaaTAATTGCACTCAAGGGTATGGTTTAATGGTTAATGAATAGTTGAAAATCATCAGATTTCATGTTCAGATTTTAACAGAGGCAAAATTACTAGGTGATTTTTCCTTATATGTCTGAGTCTTGGTTGACAGCAACCTGATATCTGGGATGTAACAGGTAGCTCGTAGAATTAGTTGAGAGGCGAGCGAGCTGGTCTGTACACCACAGttatcgaaaaaaaaaagaaaaaaaaaaggagaagaggaagaggaagaattAAGAAACCTGATTAGAAGATGGTGGTGGCTTTGGTGGACAAGATTCATCAGTCTCTATCTTCACATCTTCCACAGAGCTAGGATTACTTAATTTGAGAACAGGGTCAAAATCTGATAAAGCATCCAACACATTTTTCTCACTCAAAAGGTACCTAGATGAACCTGGTGGAGTTATAAATTCACCAGGATTTCTACAGCTCCAGCTTCTTGTCTTCATAACACCATTATTAATATTCTCATTTGCCTCAACACTGCTCTTCCTCTTCTCATCAACCTTAGGTATCAACGGTTTTCTTGAGCCGCCCTTTCTCTTGGTTTCTTTGGAAGTTGATTTTCTGTTCTTGTTCTGTGGTTTTGGAGATATTGGTGAGTGAGCAGAGCAAGGTGCAGAGGCGGATTTAGGACCCGTTCTTCGCGAATCTCTTATTATGGGGTTGTAcctgaaagaaaaatatattttgagaGAATACTCACGTTGTATTGGCTACTAATTGTATGTTTACAACTACTAAACACATCTATTAATACTATGTTTACAACTACTAAACACATCTATTAATACTATTCATAAAGCAATTCTAGTCTTTAACTTATGAAGTAAGTACAAGTTCTTAGAAGACTTCttgaaaaattaagagatatttaGCTGTTTGTCCATATATTTAGTTTCAAAGGATTGAAATAATATCTGGAGATTATATCAAGTAAGTATTTGTTTAAACTGGCCCATTATTTCAATTTCAAGATCGAAATATAGAATTTGAAGTTTAGAAAACCGGTTTTAgaagtttttcaagttttcacTTACAAACTTCAATTATGTTTTCATGTCTAAATAtaaacacaacttcaacatcctgATACACCTTTTTCAACTTAACTTCCAATACtgtttttttcaaatatcaaccaATTCATGTCGAAACGATTAGTGAAATGGAAAATTATCAACTAgtttcaagaaatgaattaattctaataGTACCTGTCGATTGCGCGGCTGCCTGAAATGCTGCCACCGCCGAGTTGGATAGTCGAAGAGGAAGCTGAAGATGAAGAGCCTAATTCTTCCATACTAAGACATATTGCTGTTGCAGCTTGGGATGCACAGAACAtatctttcattttttcaagaaaataagttgaGGGGCAGAAATGAAGTATAACAATAATGGGAAGTAGTAGTAGTGAAGTTTGAAGGCCCAATGGTTTAGAGAAtctgcaaaaataaaataaaagcttTTGTGAAAGTAGAAAGAGTGAAGGAACTCTGCTTTATGATTGAAAGTGTTAAGAGAGAAAAGGGAATAAGAAGAGTTGATTGAATTATTTGGAACTGATATGTTAATACTGTTTACCTGTATTAATTAAGTTCACAAGCTGTGCTAACTTATGATACAGCCTGGAGATGAATTATTTTCATCTTCTCAATTCACTCCAATATTGTACTCTAATTTAGTTACTGGTGCAACACTTTTAACATATGTTATGCTTAGATTCTTTAAAAATGTTATTATACTCGTGTCAGTCTTCCAAATTTTcctatttttggaggatcccaCACATATCCAttgtagggatctagtagctcagttggttggctacctgaactttcaccttctTGGTGAGATTtcgaatccccacgttgtaatctcctcccccatttccccttcttctacccctatgtaataaaaacaatttaaaaaaaaaaaaaaaaaaacacacgtATCCATCAACTTTTAGCTTCGAACTATTATTATGTCTTAATCTAAAGCACGTCATGGTTGACCATGTGAGTTCTCACTGTTCATCGCTCTATTTAAGTTCATCTCAACACGATATTATACaaaatagtaaaatataaaaatgggGAATTATGGTCTATACATTATTTCCATGTTTCTattaaaatgcatttctaagaacttaaaataaatgaattcTTTTATATAataggttaaaaaaaattgctaatatataaaaatttaattaatactTTCAAGAAATAGCCAGTGTTTGACACAGTTATGCGCTCTGTCCAATTCTTACATGCACGTGGATGAAGTGCCCTGCCCAAATcaagaattaatttaaaaagtaaataatattggtgaattatgaatttataaagtaaaagaattgaaggatgACACTCGTGGACTGGGTTTTCTGATAGATTCAGTGATAGTTTCCTAAGAGTGCGCTACGGAATCATTAATCtaaacattttattttatgttataataaatatatgttatgtataataAACTTGTCTTCGTAAGACCTTTAAGTTACGGATTCGAGCCATAAAATTGGTTATTGATGCTTGAGTCACTGTAAGCCGCTTACATTACACCCATTTGCAGTGTGCCCCTTCTCTGAATTCTGCATAAACGTG contains:
- the LOC132049678 gene encoding protein SODIUM POTASSIUM ROOT DEFECTIVE 3 isoform X1 produces the protein MKDMFCASQAATAICLSMEELGSSSSASSSTIQLGGGSISGSRAIDRYNPIIRDSRRTGPKSASAPCSAHSPISPKPQNKNRKSTSKETKRKGGSRKPLIPKVDEKRKSSVEANENINNGVMKTRSWSCRNPGEFITPPGSSRYLLSEKNVLDALSDFDPVLKLSNPSSVEDVKIETDESCPPKPPPSSNQKDTENILLVQVFYNIVKKRYFTAWSFRHHSVVVLRVSLHCRGCERKMRKHISRMQGVKSFNIDFAAKKVTVTGDVTPLGVLASISKVKNAQLWTPTLASSVPSAKVSLNNSELKNNDKQLALSHEKIENVSPSTTIQLM
- the LOC132049678 gene encoding protein SODIUM POTASSIUM ROOT DEFECTIVE 2 isoform X2, with product MKDMFCASQAATAICLSMEELGSSSSASSSTIQLGGGSISGSRAIDRYNPIIRDSRRTGPKSASAPCSAHSPISPKPQNKNRKSTSKETKRKGGSRKPLIPKVDEKRKSSVEANENINNGVMKTRSWSCRNPGEFITPPGSSRYLLSEKNVLDALSDFDPVLKLSNPSSVEDVKIETDESCPPKPPPSSNQVVVLRVSLHCRGCERKMRKHISRMQGVKSFNIDFAAKKVTVTGDVTPLGVLASISKVKNAQLWTPTLASSVPSAKVSLNNSELKNNDKQLALSHEKIENVSPSTTIQLM